From the genome of Nodosilinea sp. FACHB-141, one region includes:
- a CDS encoding sirohydrochlorin chelatase → MERLAHFVRSQEPGLWGNQPSPPDCSDSRMELGERAAMERSATSQAASFLRRAPALDWLRPSTTSPLGEEAGIFRSRVSQPETVNGPLVGTACLEVGAVPLHQQIVAFSQRAQAAGVHRVRVLPLFLLAGVHVMEDIPAEVELARHELPGLSLEICPHLGSHPGLIGLLRHKLSTTATEALIVLSHGSRRPGGNAPIYALAQGLGGTAAFWAVAPSLDTQVIHYMQSGVQRVAILPYFLFAGSTTDAITHHTEELAERFPRMGFHLLPPLGPSPELANLVIDLALHRIPTKPQEALVPMQRVAFRHAVHPSSLVS, encoded by the coding sequence ATGGAGCGGTTGGCTCACTTCGTGCGATCGCAGGAACCTGGCCTGTGGGGGAATCAGCCAAGCCCTCCAGACTGTTCAGATAGCCGTATGGAGCTTGGTGAACGGGCGGCAATGGAGCGATCGGCGACTAGTCAGGCGGCATCATTTCTGCGGCGGGCTCCAGCGTTAGACTGGCTGCGCCCCAGCACGACTAGCCCTCTTGGGGAAGAAGCCGGTATTTTTCGCAGCCGAGTCTCTCAGCCCGAGACGGTGAATGGTCCGCTGGTGGGCACCGCCTGCCTTGAAGTTGGAGCCGTGCCGCTGCATCAGCAAATTGTCGCCTTTAGCCAGCGGGCCCAGGCCGCAGGAGTACATCGAGTGCGGGTACTCCCCTTGTTCTTGCTGGCTGGCGTCCACGTGATGGAAGACATTCCAGCGGAGGTCGAGTTGGCCCGTCACGAGCTGCCGGGCTTAAGCCTAGAGATCTGCCCGCACTTGGGCAGCCATCCCGGTCTTATAGGTCTCTTGCGCCACAAGCTAAGCACCACCGCCACCGAAGCGCTAATTGTGTTGTCCCACGGCAGCCGCCGACCCGGGGGCAATGCTCCTATTTACGCCCTGGCTCAGGGGCTGGGGGGCACTGCCGCCTTTTGGGCAGTTGCCCCCAGCCTAGATACCCAAGTGATTCACTATATGCAGAGTGGGGTGCAACGGGTAGCAATTTTGCCCTATTTCTTGTTCGCGGGCAGCACCACCGACGCCATTACCCACCACACCGAAGAGCTGGCCGAGCGCTTTCCTCGAATGGGGTTTCATCTGCTGCCGCCGCTGGGGCCTTCGCCCGAGCTGGCCAATCTGGTGATTGACCTTGCCCTCCATCGCATACCGACCAAGCCTCAGGAGGCGCTGGTACCGATGCAGCGGGTGGCCTTTCGCCACGCGGTTCACCCGTCGTCGCTCGTGTCTTAG
- the cobA gene encoding uroporphyrinogen-III C-methyltransferase: MVSAASRPTVQPQGGQPYGMVYLVGAGPGDPGLFTLRGKGLLECADVVIHDALVSAPILAMINPQATVINAGKRRGRHSLGQEEINQLIIDQAKAHAVVVRLKGGDPFVFGRGGEEMAALVEAGIRVEVVPGITAGVAVPAYAGIPVTHRSQSSSVTFVTGHESAGKYRPRVNWRALAQGSETIVVYMGIHNLGTITAELLAADLSADTPVALIRWGTYPQQETLIGTLTTIVAQVAETGFEAPAIAVIGSVVNWHKVFSHCRPTGTLWP; this comes from the coding sequence ATGGTGTCGGCAGCTTCTCGGCCTACAGTCCAGCCCCAGGGGGGCCAACCCTACGGCATGGTTTACCTGGTCGGCGCGGGGCCGGGCGATCCGGGTCTGTTTACGCTGCGGGGCAAGGGGCTGTTGGAGTGCGCTGATGTAGTCATCCATGACGCCTTGGTAAGCGCTCCTATCTTGGCCATGATTAACCCCCAGGCCACAGTGATCAACGCGGGCAAGCGGCGCGGTCGCCATTCCTTAGGGCAAGAGGAAATCAATCAGCTGATCATCGATCAGGCCAAAGCCCACGCTGTAGTAGTGCGCCTCAAAGGGGGTGACCCCTTTGTGTTTGGGCGCGGCGGCGAAGAAATGGCGGCCTTAGTAGAAGCCGGCATTCGGGTAGAAGTAGTGCCGGGCATTACGGCTGGAGTCGCGGTACCAGCCTATGCGGGCATTCCGGTTACCCACCGCAGCCAAAGTTCGTCAGTGACCTTTGTGACCGGCCATGAGTCGGCCGGCAAGTATCGACCGAGGGTAAACTGGCGCGCCCTGGCCCAGGGGTCTGAAACCATTGTGGTGTACATGGGCATTCACAACCTGGGGACGATTACCGCCGAGCTGCTCGCGGCCGACCTTAGCGCCGACACCCCTGTAGCGCTGATTCGTTGGGGCACCTACCCGCAGCAAGAAACGCTGATTGGCACGCTGACCACTATCGTGGCCCAGGTGGCAGAGACGGGGTTTGAAGCTCCGGCGATCGCCGTGATCGGCTCGGTAGTGAACTGGCACAAGGTCTTTAGCCACTGCCGCCCCACCGGCACCCTTTGGCCTTAG
- a CDS encoding heavy-metal-associated domain-containing protein — MTIQLTVPNLACSACVDTVTQAIQAIDATAQVNADPKTKQVNVTTAASESEIKQAIATAGYTVA, encoded by the coding sequence ATGACGATTCAGCTGACTGTTCCTAACCTGGCTTGTTCTGCCTGTGTCGATACCGTCACCCAGGCAATTCAAGCGATCGATGCCACGGCCCAGGTGAATGCTGACCCCAAAACGAAGCAGGTCAACGTTACTACCGCAGCATCGGAAAGCGAGATTAAGCAGGCGATCGCCACTGCCGGCTACACCGTTGCCTGA
- a CDS encoding alpha/beta fold hydrolase, producing the protein MFFSQASTSQSQLHEHSVDLGDCKIFYTQGGLKLDSAPIVLLHGWGISAVPYHEVLTLLAQHHPVIAPDLPSFARSPYSNLIPDYDGYAKFLLSFLDALNLQQVHLVGHSFGGGISIALSALAPDRIKSLILVDSTGIPTVSIPEIIPRRAIEMTAQLLLPRLRLKLVDIPRVFSHNLLFNTGNAIQALLLSLQVNLKHLLPKIEAPCLLLWSEKDLTEPISVAREMAAIIPDSRLVTVEEGWHEWGLWYPEKSTSLMLDFIHQVECTNAVTTGLA; encoded by the coding sequence ATGTTTTTCAGCCAAGCTTCTACATCGCAATCCCAGTTGCATGAGCATTCTGTCGATCTGGGGGATTGCAAGATTTTTTATACCCAGGGCGGGCTGAAGTTAGATTCAGCTCCTATTGTGCTTCTGCATGGTTGGGGGATTTCTGCTGTGCCTTATCATGAAGTCCTAACCCTCCTAGCACAGCACCATCCTGTAATTGCTCCTGATTTGCCCAGTTTTGCCCGCTCGCCCTACTCGAACCTCATTCCCGACTACGACGGCTACGCTAAATTTTTACTTTCGTTTCTGGATGCCTTAAATCTTCAACAAGTACACCTCGTAGGGCACTCGTTTGGAGGAGGAATTTCAATTGCTTTATCTGCTCTTGCTCCAGACAGAATAAAAAGTTTGATTCTAGTAGATAGTACCGGCATTCCGACTGTATCTATCCCAGAGATAATACCAAGAAGGGCAATTGAAATGACAGCCCAATTGCTTCTTCCAAGGCTAAGATTAAAATTGGTTGATATTCCCCGAGTCTTCTCCCATAACCTTTTGTTCAACACAGGAAACGCTATTCAAGCGTTACTACTTTCCTTACAGGTAAATCTGAAACATTTACTGCCAAAAATTGAAGCTCCTTGCCTGTTGCTATGGTCAGAAAAAGACCTGACTGAACCAATAAGTGTCGCACGAGAGATGGCTGCAATAATTCCAGATTCCAGACTAGTTACCGTAGAGGAAGGTTGGCACGAATGGGGACTCTGGTATCCCGAGAAATCCACATCTCTCATGCTTGACTTTATTCATCAAGTCGAGTGTACTAACGCAGTTACGACAGGCCTTGCTTGA
- a CDS encoding peptidoglycan-binding protein, with the protein MAGVPTPGLDLIKTFEGLSLQAYPDPKTGNLPITIGWGSTRDKDGQPFKLGDRITREEADELLMRQVANNYLPPQERIPTWSTMNDNQRGAILSFAYNLGAYFYGSSGFETISRVLRNQEWQNLEAALILYRNPGTNVEEGLLRRRLSEANVFLAGTPGVALSTAGQRYLAGGRTPSGNRYLSQEAQAYLANRPAVSGSGGGVPTASGPRLLSLTNPYTNGQDVQQVQQALVRWGANLVADGYFGPATAIAVEQFQRSQGLPADGVVGPQTWARLQQSPPAPSLAQNRLLRLTNPLTSGSDVLTLQQALSRQGIAVTADGIFGPGTDRAVRQFQASRGLTADGVVGPETWTRLQQQTTTPPTPTSPSFIRVLRLANPYTRGNDVRAVQQAIARAGFSVVADGVFGPGTDRAVRQYQASRGLTADGVVGSRTRASLGV; encoded by the coding sequence ATGGCTGGGGTGCCCACGCCAGGTCTAGACCTGATCAAAACCTTTGAGGGCTTGAGTCTACAAGCCTACCCAGACCCCAAGACCGGGAATTTGCCCATCACTATTGGCTGGGGTTCGACCCGCGATAAGGATGGTCAACCCTTCAAGCTGGGCGATCGCATCACCCGAGAGGAGGCCGACGAGCTACTAATGCGGCAAGTCGCCAACAATTACCTACCGCCGCAGGAGCGCATTCCCACCTGGTCAACGATGAATGACAACCAGCGGGGGGCGATTCTCAGCTTTGCCTACAATCTGGGTGCCTACTTTTACGGGTCCAGCGGCTTTGAAACCATCTCGCGGGTGCTGCGCAATCAGGAGTGGCAGAACCTTGAGGCGGCCCTAATTCTTTACCGTAACCCCGGCACCAATGTGGAGGAAGGGCTGCTGCGCCGCCGCTTGTCAGAGGCCAATGTGTTTCTAGCAGGCACACCGGGGGTAGCCCTCAGCACCGCCGGACAGCGTTATCTGGCGGGCGGTCGCACCCCCAGCGGCAATCGCTATCTGAGCCAAGAGGCCCAGGCCTATCTGGCCAATCGACCCGCAGTATCGGGCAGCGGCGGCGGGGTACCGACAGCCTCGGGGCCGCGACTGCTATCTCTCACCAACCCCTACACCAATGGTCAGGATGTGCAGCAGGTGCAGCAGGCGCTGGTGCGCTGGGGGGCAAATCTAGTTGCGGACGGATATTTTGGTCCGGCGACGGCGATCGCCGTCGAGCAGTTTCAGCGATCGCAGGGCCTTCCGGCTGATGGTGTTGTTGGCCCCCAAACTTGGGCGCGGCTGCAACAGTCGCCTCCCGCCCCGTCCCTCGCCCAGAACCGGCTGCTGCGGCTCACCAACCCGCTCACCTCGGGCAGCGACGTGCTGACGCTGCAGCAGGCTCTCAGCCGCCAGGGCATTGCCGTCACCGCCGACGGCATCTTTGGCCCTGGCACCGATCGCGCCGTGCGCCAGTTCCAAGCCAGCCGAGGACTGACCGCCGATGGCGTCGTCGGCCCCGAAACCTGGACAAGGCTACAACAGCAGACCACCACCCCGCCCACCCCGACCTCGCCCTCCTTTATACGAGTGCTGCGGTTGGCCAACCCCTATACCCGAGGCAACGATGTGCGGGCTGTGCAGCAGGCGATCGCCCGTGCCGGATTTTCGGTAGTAGCCGACGGAGTGTTTGGCCCCGGCACCGATCGCGCTGTACGCCAGTATCAGGCCAGCCGAGGCTTAACCGCCGATGGTGTTGTCGGCTCCCGTACCCGCGCCAGTTTAGGGGTCTAA
- a CDS encoding SGNH/GDSL hydrolase family protein, with protein sequence MYSSYQYKRKKPRRRLRLALFLLLLIGIPVGIELLTRLVAHATGTSDRFTANPASDVIDSYHLRFVSRNGQPYAGLPSDGKLNALRDPLLGYRLAGNQQSNFWQINDSGFRDEEAVPSAKAAGEIRIFVLGGSTAFGQLSSNNQTTFASKLETRLNDQVAQQRANPGQFQPSALPFRADQVQKALALPPRIRDGQYRVVNAAVPGYASGNALAMLTQRVAAYNPDFVVVMGGYADLMLPSADRGSDVPGLEQYLTGESQSFGAQLSKQTRAWFDQLYVVQGIKRYGMQRQQAEPRLAEPLNLYSPTLDATLSDRLPADQAELEQRIDRYGRHMRQMVSWAAANKKRLIIAIEPEISSRKPESLTPEESAILGELDNVYLEQMRAGFAGLAAVANQAKTQSANAQVLNFYPLYEDFAGQAFQSPAGLTDEAYTLISDRLYEAIANQVALQPEPYGL encoded by the coding sequence ATGTACAGCAGTTACCAATACAAAAGGAAGAAGCCGCGTCGCCGTTTACGGTTGGCGCTGTTTCTGCTGCTGCTGATTGGCATTCCTGTTGGTATTGAGTTGCTAACGCGATTGGTGGCCCACGCCACGGGCACCAGCGATCGCTTCACCGCTAATCCGGCCTCTGACGTCATTGATTCTTACCATCTGCGGTTTGTCAGTCGGAATGGACAGCCCTACGCAGGTCTGCCCAGCGACGGCAAATTGAACGCTCTGCGCGACCCCCTACTGGGCTATCGGCTGGCGGGCAACCAGCAGAGCAATTTTTGGCAGATCAACGACAGCGGCTTTCGAGACGAAGAAGCCGTGCCTAGCGCCAAGGCAGCGGGGGAGATTAGAATTTTTGTCCTCGGTGGTTCGACAGCTTTTGGGCAGCTTAGCTCCAACAACCAAACCACCTTTGCCAGCAAGCTAGAAACCCGGCTCAACGATCAAGTTGCCCAGCAGCGGGCTAACCCCGGGCAGTTTCAACCCAGTGCGCTGCCCTTCCGGGCTGACCAGGTGCAAAAAGCCCTAGCGCTGCCACCGCGCATTCGCGATGGGCAATATCGAGTTGTGAATGCAGCCGTACCCGGTTACGCGTCGGGTAATGCGCTAGCCATGCTGACCCAACGAGTAGCCGCTTACAATCCAGACTTTGTAGTGGTGATGGGGGGTTACGCCGACCTGATGTTGCCTAGCGCCGACCGGGGCAGCGATGTGCCGGGGCTAGAGCAATATTTGACCGGGGAAAGCCAGTCGTTTGGCGCTCAGCTGAGTAAGCAGACGCGGGCTTGGTTTGACCAGCTCTATGTGGTGCAGGGCATCAAACGCTACGGTATGCAACGCCAGCAAGCAGAGCCGCGCCTGGCAGAACCGCTCAATCTCTACTCACCCACTTTGGATGCCACCCTTAGCGATCGCCTGCCCGCCGACCAAGCCGAACTCGAACAGCGCATCGATCGCTACGGTCGCCACATGCGGCAGATGGTGAGCTGGGCCGCAGCCAATAAAAAGCGCCTCATCATCGCCATTGAGCCAGAGATCTCTAGTCGCAAGCCAGAGTCTCTGACTCCTGAAGAATCGGCGATTTTGGGCGAGTTAGACAATGTTTACCTAGAGCAAATGCGCGCTGGATTTGCAGGTTTAGCTGCTGTTGCTAACCAGGCCAAGACCCAGTCAGCCAATGCTCAGGTGTTGAATTTTTACCCGCTCTATGAAGACTTTGCGGGGCAGGCGTTTCAAAGCCCAGCAGGGTTAACCGATGAGGCCTACACGCTCATATCAGACCGGCTCTATGAGGCGATCGCCAACCAAGTGGCCCTTCAACCCGAGCCCTACGGGCTATAA
- a CDS encoding PAS domain S-box protein, with translation MKLLVIEPEPLVAQALKLLLDSVAYSVEVACLDPRVTRSDIASLIVKGPYDLVILDGAVGLSLGPELRAHLPKSPLLLLTSEALDTPLWATETLRKPVEAVDLVARVSALIGKPTALISPVAELSRCKRLELSLKASEAKLSGILDSAIAAIDSFQVYADGSFEYVYWSAGCEQLFGYPRSVYDDKQFWLAQVHPDDRDRVIMPLFNDFFAGGQTTAEYRFRHQDGTMRWFRSDFASREIAEGCWVVTSVNYDITERKQLERDRDRFLAVGFDLRTISDRSGYFRWVSPTFEKALGWTAAEMTAVPWRDFVHPDDLAASVNETTAIFEGRNTLAFENRYRHKDGSYRWLLWKARLHADDDRIYGGAIDITERKRSEAALRDSEEKYRLLFNSMDEGFCVIEMLFDEGDRPIDYRFLDINPTFAQQTGLIDAKGKRAREMLPNLETHWFEKLGRVALTGEPVRFEDHAEEMERWFDVFGFRFGAPELRQVAVLFRNVTERRQADAALKESERKLRAIFDSTFEFIGLLKTDGTVLDVNRTALSVIAVEAEAVIGQPFWLTPWWDHFPEQRERLRQAIGRAAQGETVRMENQHIWADGSAAWVDFSIKPVLDEQGQVIMLVPEGRDITGRKTAERKIREQAALLDIASDAITVRDLDHHLLYWNRGAERLYGFAAEEVVGQVAYDLLRSETAQHGEMMPALLERGEWRGELDRFTKTDQAVSVAARWTLVRDEVGQPKFILTVETDITAKKSLEAQFYQAQRVESLGRLASGIAHDLNNVFTPIVTIAQLLRLTQRHLSDKAQDHLRLLEESAKRGASMVQQILSITRSSSGTRTEVNLGPLLQDLGHILQQSLPKHIDLQLPELATANGQELWVSVDPTHLHQVLMNLCVNARDAMHEGGRLTLAAELVTVDAALAQAHLDAHAGQYVRLTVADTGTGIDPELCDRIFDPFFTTKAPGQGTGLGLATVLGIVKASDGFVQVVSEVGQGTQMQVYLPALTQPSVSDAPEADGPDAPQQGRGELLLVVEDDASVQDSVRSLLLSYNYRIVMASNGFEALDCFVQQPTSLVVVDMMMPGMDGITLIQRLKAMQPSVKIIGTSGLPTYQEKALAAGASAFLLKPYDLSDLLDAIALLLR, from the coding sequence ATGAAACTGCTGGTGATAGAACCCGAACCGCTGGTTGCCCAGGCTCTGAAGCTGCTGCTGGACAGCGTAGCGTACTCGGTGGAGGTGGCTTGTCTTGACCCCCGCGTCACCCGCAGCGATATCGCTAGCCTAATCGTCAAGGGACCATATGACTTAGTCATTCTCGATGGGGCTGTGGGGTTGAGTCTGGGGCCAGAGTTGCGCGCCCATCTGCCCAAAAGCCCCCTACTGCTGTTGACGAGTGAGGCCCTAGACACCCCACTCTGGGCCACAGAAACCTTGAGAAAACCCGTTGAAGCGGTAGATCTCGTTGCTCGGGTGAGTGCTCTAATCGGTAAGCCCACTGCCTTAATTAGCCCCGTGGCTGAGCTGAGCCGCTGCAAACGGCTAGAGCTTTCCCTCAAGGCGTCGGAGGCGAAGCTCAGCGGTATTTTAGACAGCGCGATCGCCGCAATCGACAGCTTTCAAGTCTACGCCGACGGCAGCTTCGAGTATGTATATTGGTCTGCCGGGTGCGAACAGCTGTTTGGCTACCCCCGCAGCGTCTATGACGACAAACAGTTTTGGCTGGCCCAGGTGCACCCCGACGATCGCGATCGGGTGATTATGCCCCTCTTTAACGACTTTTTTGCCGGCGGCCAGACTACCGCTGAGTACCGATTTCGCCATCAAGATGGCACGATGCGCTGGTTTCGCAGTGACTTTGCCTCGCGCGAAATTGCTGAGGGCTGCTGGGTGGTGACCTCCGTCAACTACGACATCACCGAGCGCAAGCAGCTAGAGCGCGATCGCGATCGGTTCTTAGCGGTGGGGTTTGATCTGCGCACGATTAGCGATCGCAGCGGCTACTTTCGCTGGGTCAGCCCTACCTTTGAGAAGGCCCTGGGCTGGACCGCCGCCGAAATGACCGCTGTTCCCTGGCGTGACTTTGTCCACCCCGACGATTTGGCAGCCTCTGTCAACGAAACTACCGCGATCTTCGAAGGGCGCAACACCTTGGCCTTTGAGAATCGCTACCGCCACAAAGACGGCTCCTACCGCTGGCTGCTGTGGAAGGCGCGGCTTCATGCCGACGACGATCGGATCTATGGCGGCGCGATCGACATTACCGAGCGCAAACGCTCCGAGGCCGCCCTGCGCGACTCAGAAGAAAAGTATCGCCTGCTGTTCAACTCCATGGACGAGGGGTTTTGCGTCATCGAGATGCTCTTTGACGAGGGCGATCGCCCCATCGACTATCGTTTCCTCGACATCAACCCCACCTTTGCGCAGCAGACGGGCCTGATCGATGCCAAGGGCAAACGCGCCCGCGAAATGTTGCCTAACCTCGAAACCCACTGGTTTGAAAAGCTGGGCCGAGTGGCGCTCACCGGTGAGCCCGTGCGCTTTGAAGATCACGCCGAAGAAATGGAGCGCTGGTTTGACGTCTTTGGCTTTCGCTTCGGCGCACCGGAACTGCGTCAGGTGGCGGTGCTGTTTCGCAATGTCACCGAGCGGCGGCAGGCCGACGCCGCCCTTAAGGAGAGCGAACGCAAGCTGCGGGCCATCTTTGACAGCACTTTTGAGTTTATTGGCCTGCTCAAAACCGACGGCACCGTGCTCGACGTCAACCGCACGGCCCTGAGCGTGATTGCGGTTGAAGCCGAGGCGGTGATTGGCCAGCCCTTCTGGCTCACCCCCTGGTGGGATCACTTCCCTGAGCAGCGGGAGCGTCTGCGGCAGGCGATCGGCCGCGCCGCTCAGGGTGAGACCGTGCGCATGGAAAATCAGCACATCTGGGCCGACGGCTCCGCCGCCTGGGTTGACTTCTCGATTAAGCCGGTCTTAGATGAGCAGGGTCAGGTGATTATGCTGGTGCCCGAGGGGCGCGACATTACCGGGCGCAAAACCGCCGAGCGCAAAATTCGCGAACAGGCAGCCCTGCTCGACATCGCCTCCGACGCTATCACCGTGCGCGACCTCGACCATCACCTGCTCTACTGGAACCGGGGGGCCGAGCGCCTCTACGGCTTTGCCGCCGAGGAGGTGGTGGGCCAGGTGGCCTACGACCTGCTACGCAGCGAAACCGCCCAGCACGGCGAGATGATGCCCGCCCTGCTAGAGCGCGGCGAGTGGCGCGGCGAACTCGACCGGTTTACTAAAACCGATCAAGCGGTGAGCGTCGCCGCCCGCTGGACCCTGGTGCGCGACGAGGTCGGGCAGCCCAAATTTATTCTCACCGTTGAGACCGACATCACCGCCAAAAAGTCTCTGGAGGCGCAGTTTTACCAGGCCCAGCGGGTCGAGAGCCTGGGGCGGCTGGCCAGCGGCATTGCCCACGACCTCAACAACGTGTTTACCCCCATTGTCACCATTGCCCAACTGCTGCGCCTTACCCAGCGTCACCTCAGCGACAAAGCTCAAGATCATCTGCGACTGCTGGAAGAGAGCGCCAAGCGCGGGGCCAGCATGGTGCAGCAAATTTTATCGATTACCCGCAGCAGCAGCGGCACACGCACGGAGGTCAACTTGGGGCCGCTGCTGCAAGATCTGGGGCATATTTTGCAGCAGAGTTTGCCCAAGCACATAGACCTACAACTGCCGGAGTTAGCCACGGCCAATGGCCAGGAACTTTGGGTCAGCGTTGACCCAACCCACCTGCATCAGGTGCTGATGAACCTGTGCGTCAACGCCCGCGACGCTATGCACGAGGGCGGTAGGTTGACCCTGGCGGCGGAGCTGGTAACGGTAGATGCGGCCTTGGCTCAAGCCCACCTCGATGCTCATGCGGGCCAGTATGTGCGGCTGACAGTGGCCGACACGGGCACGGGTATTGATCCGGAGCTGTGCGATCGCATCTTTGACCCTTTCTTTACCACCAAAGCACCGGGCCAGGGCACCGGGCTGGGGCTGGCCACGGTGTTGGGCATTGTTAAGGCGAGCGATGGCTTTGTGCAAGTGGTTAGCGAGGTGGGTCAAGGCACCCAGATGCAGGTCTATCTGCCGGCTCTCACCCAGCCCTCGGTCAGCGATGCCCCCGAGGCCGACGGGCCCGACGCTCCCCAGCAAGGCCGGGGGGAACTGCTGCTGGTGGTAGAGGACGATGCCTCGGTGCAAGATTCGGTGCGATCGCTGCTGCTCAGCTACAACTACCGCATTGTGATGGCCAGCAATGGCTTTGAGGCGCTAGACTGCTTTGTTCAGCAGCCGACCTCCCTGGTGGTGGTCGATATGATGATGCCGGGCATGGATGGCATTACCCTGATTCAGCGGCTTAAAGCTATGCAGCCCAGCGTTAAGATTATTGGCACCAGTGGCTTGCCCACCTATCAGGAGAAGGCGCTAGCTGCTGGAGCCAGCGCCTTTTTGCTCAAGCCCTACGACCTCAGCGACCTACTCGACGCGATCGCCCTGCTGCTGCGTTAG